The genomic DNA GCGCGATCGAATTAGACGAAATCCTCGATCAGCATATGCAGGCTTTGGGTGGGCGCGAGAATCTCGCCAGGTTCGAATCATTTCATTACGTGGCGGATTTAAAAATGGGCGGTATGAACGGCAAAGCCGAGATGTATTACGAGAAGCCGGACAAGGTTCTTTTAAAGGCGGACCTGTCGGTTTTCAAAATCGCCCAGGGCCTCTATAACGGTAAATACTGGATGAAAGACCAGACCGGCACATTGCGTGAACTCTCCGGTTACGAGCTGAAGATGTTTAAAACAGAATTGTATATCAGCTCCTATGAGTACCTGCTCAATGATGACATCCGCAAGCATTTCAGCTATGAAGGTGATGTCGAGTTCGACGGGCGACAGTGCCATAAGCTGGTGTTTGCTCCGCCTGATGGTGACAGGACGGAGCTGTTTATCGATAACAAGGATTACCTCGTAGCTGGAACCTACCTCAAGGTTCAGGGACTACCGATTAAAGTCACATATTCAGACTGGCGCAAAGTCGAGGGCGTTAAGTTCCCCTTCCGGACAGTGCAGGATATGGGTAACCCGCTTCTCATGACGGTTATCGAAGTGACCGGCCTCGAGATGAACACGGATATTCCTGATGCTGTTTTTATTCCACCAACCACAGCTACTGCGGATCATGTCTTTGAGGATGATGACCTGAAGACCGACGCGCCGCTTAAGCGCAGTATCCATCATATCTATGTCCCGCTCAAGATAAATGGTCAGGGACCATTCATGTTCCTGCTGGATTCCGGTGCTGGTATGACAATTGTCGGACGACGCATCGCCGATTCATTAGGCCTCAAGGATATCGGCAATATGCCTGCTGCTGGTGTGGGAGGGATTGAAGTCGCCAACTTTTGCAGGATCGACAGCCTCAGGGTGGGTGAACTGACCATGTTCGACCTGACCGGCGGGGTTCTGGACCTGTCATTTTTCAATACGATCGCGTTGATTCCGCTGGATGGTATTCTGGGGTATGATCTTTTTGCTCAATTGATTGTCGAGATCGATTATGAAGACAAGGAACTCAAGATATATGATCCCCGGAGTGATAAGTTTAAAGGTGGCGAGGATACGCTGGATATTCGCGTGGAGAGCAACCATCCGATAGTGACCGCCACAATCAATGACTCAATTACCGGGCAGTTTCGTATGGACACCGGAAGCCATAACTTCCTTGACCTGAATACACCCCTGGTGCGAAAGTATAAGCTTTTAGAGAACGTTAACGAAACGCTGGGCGAGATGCCTCTGCTGGGGATCGGGGGGTCATCCAAGTCCACGCTGGCTTACCTAAACTCTTTCAGCATGGGCGATTACCGCCTGACGAAAATCCTCACGGGATTTAACGTGGCC from Candidatus Zixiibacteriota bacterium includes the following:
- a CDS encoding PDZ domain-containing protein, coding for AIELDEILDQHMQALGGRENLARFESFHYVADLKMGGMNGKAEMYYEKPDKVLLKADLSVFKIAQGLYNGKYWMKDQTGTLRELSGYELKMFKTELYISSYEYLLNDDIRKHFSYEGDVEFDGRQCHKLVFAPPDGDRTELFIDNKDYLVAGTYLKVQGLPIKVTYSDWRKVEGVKFPFRTVQDMGNPLLMTVIEVTGLEMNTDIPDAVFIPPTTATADHVFEDDDLKTDAPLKRSIHHIYVPLKINGQGPFMFLLDSGAGMTIVGRRIADSLGLKDIGNMPAAGVGGIEVANFCRIDSLRVGELTMFDLTGGVLDLSFFNTIALIPLDGILGYDLFAQLIVEIDYEDKELKIYDPRSDKFKGGEDTLDIRVESNHPIVTATINDSITGQFRMDTGSHNFLDLNTPLVRKYKLLENVNETLGEMPLLGIGGSSKSTLAYLNSFSMGDYRLTKILTGFNVADSGIFSAENVDGNIGGGILSMFKIAFDYPEQKVYLTKYEEAEESGSEFISSGIVLRKSDGVIEIFRVMPGTPAEEIGLQEGDRLISIEGEKLTEKSLKEVYDLLSGDEGDKFWIEYERDSRTRKAQLQLKKIY